The following DNA comes from Simkania negevensis Z.
ACTGGATAAAAGAGTAGTTGAAAAAGAAATTTTGGACCTTTCCTTTCTTTTGCAAGCATGGATACTGCAATTGTCATGTTTCCTCCAACGCTATCTCCACCAATTGCAATACGCGAACTATCAAGATTAAACTGCTTCCCATGCTCGGATATATATTGAGTTGCAGCATAGGCTTCTTCAATTGCAATAGGAAATTGAGCTTCGGGAGATAAAGAGTAATTAACAAACACAACGGCTATTTTGGCTTTAATTGCCAATAATCGAGCAAGGTGGTCAAAAGTATTATGACTTCCCATAACCCAACCTGCTCCATGGAAATACATAAGAACTGGTAAAGCTTGTTTATTTCCTTGGGGGCGAAAGATTTTGATCGAAACTTGGCCATTGGGGCCAACAGGAATCGTTTTATCTTCGGTATCTACACGCAGCTTGTCAGTAAATCCAGATTGCATTTTTTCTAAAAATGCGCGAGCTTCCTCCGGAGTCATTTCATAAATGGGTTTTCCCTTTTTAGAAGCTAATTTATCAATAAAGCCCTGGGTATCTTTTTCTAAGATAGGCAATTTTGATTTCATAAATATCCCTTTTTAAATGTTTCATAACCAAAAATTTAATGATTTTTCCGATAAACCGGACTTTCTTTATAACCCAAATTATTAGATGGGAACAACTTGTGTTTATCTGATAAAATTTTAACGAGAAAGGATATTGTACTTGATAATGGAACGATTACTTGGCATTTTGCTATTTCATAGCAAGAAAATTCCAGCTAAACCCTTTCTCCCTTATTCTGTATCTTATTTCTTTTATCTTTTTTGTAAAATAAATAATTTTTTATAAATTTTTTTATAAAAAAACATTACATAATTACTTGTATTCAAATAATTTCAAAAGCTGTTTGAGTATACATCTCATGACCGTTATATTGAGCGAATGGATATCGTGCGACCTGCAATGAGCGATGTTTCTTCAACCATGAGCTCAACTTCTCCCACACGGAGCGGTTCTCCTTTTTCTGGTCGGTGGCCAATTAAGCGAGTCATGAGCTCATCTAACGTCTCATCTTCTTCTCCTGGAAGAGAGAGCTTGAACCAAAGATTGATTTCAGCAACCTTGGTTTCTCCTGGAAGTACGCGATCAACGAGAACGCGGTGTTTTTCTGGAGTAAACTCGCCAAATGAAACCCAATCATCACGTTGTCCAAAGATTTCATCAACAACAGCATCAAGCGTCAACACCCCTACAGCCAAGCCTGCTTGATTGAGAACAATGGCTAGACTTTGATTGTTGCGGCGAAATTCTTTGATGATTTCGAGAATCGAGTTTTTCTCCATCACAAACCAAGGGGGACGTGAGTAAGGACGGAGACGAA
Coding sequences within:
- a CDS encoding alpha/beta hydrolase fold domain-containing protein; this encodes MKSKLPILEKDTQGFIDKLASKKGKPIYEMTPEEARAFLEKMQSGFTDKLRVDTEDKTIPVGPNGQVSIKIFRPQGNKQALPVLMYFHGAGWVMGSHNTFDHLARLLAIKAKIAVVFVNYSLSPEAQFPIAIEEAYAATQYISEHGKQFNLDSSRIAIGGDSVGGNMTIAVSMLAKERKGPKFLFQLLFYPVTDAKLNSNSYKQYAKGPWLTKAAMEWFWNAYEPKTSARKNPLMSPLEASIEQIKDLPSALVVTAEHDVLRDEGEAYAHKLTQAGVQVTATRFLGTIHDFLMINDLAHTPAAQGAINLATIHLHQALYSEQEISISKVA